ACAATGGCAGCTACATTGCATATTTCTTGcagtaatgtcctgttgcaaaTGAAGCCTTTACTGCAACAATATGTTTCTGTCTTatttttttcaatacagtaaccgtacattctataaagctactctgagatgggtcattcattttttgttctgaatttctgcagcgaaagaaacaaaatgcatgCTTTTACTAAAcctaacaaaacaaaaattatagagaggcttcaaaagaaacttAAGCATTCACCTGtagattttttatatttttctccCTTAACTTTTCTGCGCCCCTCTTGCGCTTTGGTGGTTGTTTCTCCATTTTATcgatgctaaactttaacgaTACTAAACCAGCATACGCTTCAGCCAACGGCTCGTGTCTCAGGGCGGCGATATTATGAATCAGGGGAAGGGAGTTCCTGGATctgattgggtcaggccagtgccaataaagataattaaccaatgggccgctgtcagttctttatgggcAGGCCCgaccaaaaacaaaaaaatcctaTAAATTATATCGGCGATTCGGCCCTAAAATGCGTCGGCCCAGCGGGGCAGAACATTACCTAGCTTGCTTTACCGAGAAATGGTTACTAATGGTTACCAACAACAATGAGACTTTAAGTGGCCAATGGGAACACAAACATCCAAATACACAAGAAAGGGCTGAATACCACTTATTGCCCTATGAGAACACTCGAACAGAATGAATGCATGTAACATTACAAGTGTTGTGAAATGTCGctgaaagatttgaacaaacagaaatgttAGTATGATCCCATCAtgctgtctatctgcaggtgcgcAGGgagatctgcccccccccccccccatccccaccctccaggagagacacagggccccccagtccacccagcatggacagcaaacgctccaccacccccctgtctgtaagttacccaCTTGTATAAACCATAAATGTAGTATGGAGAGCATGGTCTGAAAACAGGTATcaactgatgtctctctcccccacacacaccttttagGAGGGTTCTCTTTCAGGgctccagtcccagacaccctctgtcccagctgcTAGGAAGGAGCTGAgagctgcaggtaacacacacacatacaaaatgttCCATATAGCCAGAAACAAAACATATTAGATTAGTAgtaactggtgtgtgtgcatgtgtgtcaggctgcctaccAGAGGACAAGAGAAGAGTGCTCTGTCAGTTAGCTGCGATCAGTAGAAAGCTGCGCAGCAAACAGAAACGTGTGAAGGGACAGTTGATGCTCTCAGAGTGGGAAGAGCTGGACTGTCTCATGAGtgacaggtaacaccctccactactgTAATGACAGAAGGTGACTATGGTAGGGTCTGTGCACGTGTCCCACAGGACAGTTTTTctcatgctggtgtgtgtgtgtgcgtgtgttccatgtgtgtgtgtatccaggcGTAGGGAGCGCCCCGAGGTGGATATGGAGTTGGAGTCAGAAAGTGTCTCCATCTGTAAGGCTTTATTATATCCGTCTGCATTTCACATGTATTCTGCGTGAATAAAACACAAGATAAATGCTGAGTTCCATATTGTGTAAGGTCAGATATCAATGTGATGACATATCTTTATATAATTTGGCCTACTTCTTATCTCAAAATATATACAATATTTGACATTTAATATTTCAGTTAGTCGATGAGcaaagctagttcaggcagggcaatcgggcagcgcgcgtcatccaCTCACTACCACACGTGTGTAGCCAGCGCgagcccattgggccacgttTGATAAGACGGCCTCAAAGGCCgagcggatacgcacacactcaccccggttgttgtatgatccgtgctgctgccgccctccaccatccccttctcccccttgctgtctgtatgttctatcctTCATGGGGATTATGTCTCTATGGTCGCTTCCTTTAGATTATCCACTCCCCCAAAATCAAATCTATGTCCATGTCATGGtatcaataaatgctcaaatctaatacgtgattgtcttgactgaacttaaTATTAAGTTAATGATTGTATATACTTGTTGCTGGCAATGATCAACAAGAGCGCCATTACCGAAGTGTCCAGTTGTTGTCGTAGCTGACCTTGTTGTTTGTTCCCTGCCCAGACCCCATGGGCGACACTTACCCGGTGCCCCGTCCCCCTGAACAGAAGCCCCCCCAGATGTCTTCCAGAGGGAGGAACAGGCTGGCCAAGAACAACAAATTGCACAAAGGAATTTCAGATATCTATCCATGTTAGAAATGCGGAGAGAATTCCTCATAATAATATGTTTCTTTCAACTGGAGCGAGGTTTAGGGAATACTGGTACAGAGTTTGATCATTAAGTATGAGAGGCTAAATCTCTTCAGGTTTAGGACAGGGAGGCTTCCAGATGACGacatcctgtcaaggtgtggtTGAAGAAGGTGAACCCAAAAGCAGGGAGAGGCCATACAGGATCAACGCTAAAAGCATACTGACACGTAAAGACGCAACCACGCAACAAGGACTGACAAAGGGAGCAACTAGATATTACCAGCAACTTACCATATATACAGAATATATAAACAGAATGACCAAACTAACCAAATATACTCATAGAATGACCAAACTaaccatatatacacacagaaggaccaaacaAACGAAAGCCTCACACAACAGGTGGGTTCACAGGAGACATACGCATCTTACTCACACAAAGAAGAATGGAGTCAAGTGGACTGTCATGTGCTTGGGTTTTCAACAGAGAAGAagttaatgatgatgatgacaccgATTGTAAGTATATCCCCTAACTGCTGGTGTCTCCCCTAGGATACCTGTGTGATTATTATGATGAGGAAGTCTCCAGGTCTATCTCCGAGGCTCGGACCAATTTTTGCTATTTGATTTTCTTCATTTCTTTCATCTTTTCATGAAAGTGTCAATCTTGTGCTTGTATATACCTCCCATAAATAAATCCATGCTTGAAATCAGTGTGTGTTGACTTGTATCTATTGtttgttggcacaattacataCATTAGTGTCATTATCGCAAACCTGAAAATAATCACAGCCATGGTGAACCTTGGTGAAAAATGTTTATAAGGTTAGAAATGGTGGTGGGTGTTTTATAGTGAGAAGGCAAACTCTTAAGAGACTGATGTTGGTATCTTACAATACCACAAAGCTACTGTTGATCTGTCTAGTGTCAGTTGAGGGCTGCGGGTCCTTTCAATACCTCTTGGCTGTGCAAAGGACAGCTATTTCACATCTCTTTTCTTAACCATTTATTTTCTTACTTGAAAATGCCAAGGCCGTTGGAGGAGTTGGTATTAATGTCAAGATACCCAAAAGAAGGCAACAACTGAATTGCAAGCCAACTCTTCAAGTGCCGAGGAGGTGAAAACGGccattttattatattattaattaTCAATTGTCTCATTACTTTACGTGTACTTGAAGCAAAATGGTTGCCTAATGCCTAAATGTATTGTGTTTCAATTTAGCTTATGTTGGGGATATCACCAATCCTCTGAACAACTCAAGCTTAATGGTATTTCAGTTTGTCAAGCTTGAAAACAGGTCATTTTGAACTTAACAGAAGGGTTAATACTTCAAACATCTGGTTGTACAATAATCATGTCCTATCACAAACTGATGAAACGATAGTTAATGGAGGTAACTCCAGTTCTATGAGTGGAGCGGagccccataggggagctctgctcctattggtttacccgctgcctagtgcagctaatgactgaagatcaaaatatacacacacctgtcactcacacaggtgtCCTATATAAGGGGGTGACAGCCGTCACTCATCCTCCCAAAAGTATTAATACAGCCGGGTTGAATAAGTCGAGCTGGGCCTGCAGCCCTATGGGGCTCCGCTCCACTCATAGAACTGGAGTTACCTCCATTAACTATCGTTCTATTTCGTGGAGctccgccccataggggagctctgctcctattggtttaggCGGAGCGAGCGAGGCCAGATATACCCCCAGCGAGACTAGATCTAAAAGACACATAATCTCACAAGGCA
This DNA window, taken from Osmerus eperlanus chromosome 6, fOsmEpe2.1, whole genome shotgun sequence, encodes the following:
- the LOC134022025 gene encoding centrosome and spindle pole associated protein 1-like, producing MDSKRSTTPLSEGSLSGLQSQTPSVPAARKELRAAGCLPEDKRRVLCQLAAISRKLRSKQKRVKGQLMLSEWEELDCLMSDR